A single window of Jaculus jaculus isolate mJacJac1 chromosome 14, mJacJac1.mat.Y.cur, whole genome shotgun sequence DNA harbors:
- the LOC101612551 gene encoding vomeronasal type-1 receptor 4-like, producing the protein MSPINLTMGIMFLSQTALGILGNCACLGYFILTDFSGRRGKPTDLIVKHLTWANFMVLLFKGIPQTMAAFGMSYFLDDILCKLIFYFHRVARGVSLGSTSLLSVFQVITISPSNSKWGQLKFRAPKIIDSSLGLCWTLQLLINASIPVIVTDILGTKNSTGFRDVVYCAIADIHSLTRIFNAILFASIDVVCLGIMMWASGSMVLMLTKHKQRVQHIHSSLAPRSSPEARATQSILALVSSFVFLYMISAILVLCYPFFGVTTRWLVNASVAMSACFPAFCPFLLLSSTPRFLTSADRKTAFTLVCLPDQQDCEERLSALVWNVVMENPHFRGRSESLVERSLQMSTGQQNRSESDGDSEELNLL; encoded by the exons atgtcccccataaacctgaCCATGGGGATCATGTTTCTGTCACAGACGGCACTGGGAATACTAGGGAACTGCGCCTGCCTTGGCTACTTCATTCTCACTGACTTTTCGGGGAGACGGGGGAAGCCCACAGATCTGATTGTCAAGCACCTGACCTGGGCCAACTTCATGGTTCTTCTCTTTAAAGGAATCCCCCAGACAATGGCTGCCTTTGGTATGAGTTATTTTCTAGATGATATTCTGTGTAAACTCATCTTTTATTTCCACAGAGTGGCCAGAGGAGTATCCCTTGGTTCCACATCACTCTTGAGTGTCTTTCAGGTCATCACAATCAGCCCCAGCAACTCCAAGTGGGGACAGCTCAAGTTCAGAGCTCCCAAGATCATTGATTCCTCCTTGGGTCTGTGCTGGACCCTGCAACTGCTAATAAATGCCAGTATTCCTGTGATTGTGACAGACATCTTGGGGACAAAAAATAGCACAGGATTTAGAGATGTTGTATACTGTGCTATTGCAGATATCCATAGTCTAACAAGGATATTCAATGCAATCCTATTTGCCTCCATTGATGTTGTGTGTTTGGGAATCATGATGTGGGCCAGTGGCTCCATGGTCCTTATGCTCACAAAGCACAAGCAGAGGGTTCAACACATTCACAGCTCCCTGGCTCCTCGGTCATCACCTGAGGCCAGGGCCACCCAGAGTATCCTTGCCCTGGTGAGCAGCTTTGTGTTCTTATATATGATCTCTGCCATCTTAGTTTTATGTTACCCTTTCTTTGGTGTAACAACTAGGTGGCTGGTCAATGCCAGTGTTGCAATGTCTGCATGCTTCCCAGCCTTCTGCCCCTTCCTGCTCCTCAGCAGTACACCAAGGTTTCTAACTTCTGCT GACAGGAAGACAGCCTTCACGCTGGTGTGTCTCCCAGACCAGCAGGACTGTGAAGAGCGCCTGAGTGCTCTTGTATGGAACGTGGTCATGGAGAACCCACACTTCAGAG GCAGAAGTGAGTCCTTGGTGGAGAGGTCACTTCAGATGTCGACAGGCCAACAGAACAGAAGTGAATCCGATGGGGACTCTGAAGAGCTGAACCTGCTGTAA